The DNA region ATGATGATTCCAAGATACCAAACCTCAACTTTCAACATACTCAACCATCATAACAAATCCATAAAAACGGAAGGAACGATCAATTAAGTGATAATCTAATCTAAGCATGGGTGTCATAATTTAAGAGGCAATAAATCATAAAGAAACAAGTTTTatcgcatgctttaacccaacaacaacgcataaaTACTCGTCACTTCACATATACGTTGTAACCTCACattaaacacgtagcaaataggcaaacaagtcctaatccctcaagtcaaggttaaccatgacacttacctcgctccgcaactAATTCAAAGTTTAACTACGAACTTGCCTTTCGAACAATCCTCTGAACAAACAAAAGCTAGTAAATTATCAACAAAAAGATTCAAAATAAGCCATAGAAATTGCCCACGAATAAAAGAcgttcaatttagatcattattgaaaaagtcaagaaaagtcaacccacgggcccgcttggtcaaaactagAGGTTTAGACCAAAACacaatcacccattcacccctgaaCCCAGTTATGTAATttaaatcgaaatccgacctcaattcgaggtttaaattccaattttataaatatccctaatttctaccatggaaatcttagatttaaggttgaaatcttatggaatataaTTGGTAATTGAAAGGAAGTAGATTAGAGTCATTTACTAATGAATTGAGGAAGAAAAGCTTtggaaaaattgcctctagggtgTCTATCTCAGCTTTTGACCAGCCGTATATGTTACAATTGCGACCTGGcgttcgtatttgcgaaccccgcaaatgtgaGACAAACTTAGTAAATGCGAAGAAGATCCATCTCTACTATCATCACTTTTGCGATGATTCGTTTGCAAATGCGGCCCtttgatcgcaaatgtgatccaTTGCTGACCCAGTCATTCTTCGTAAATGCAAGGGAGTGGTTCGAAAATGCAAAACCTGACAGGGATTTGAAATTTCACAAATGCGAATATTGACCTCGCAATTACGAGATCAGAGGCTGCACCAGAACCAGATTTTCACCAGctatttttcttaagtccaaaccACTCCGAAGCCAatacgaaactcacccaagccatcagggctccaaaccaaacatgcacacaggtccaaaaatatcatacgaactcgctcgcgcgatcaaaatacaATAATAACACCTAAAATTATGAATCAGACACAAAAACAAATGAAAgtttcaatgaaacttaagaactttcaatatTTCAACCAGACGTCCAAattatgtcaaatcaactccgttttgcaccaaactTTTTAGACAAGTCGTAAATAcagtaatgaacctataccaagttctgaAACTAAAATCCGAATCCGGTTGCAACAAAGTCAAACTTCGATAAAACTTATAAATTCTTTAAACCCTTAAGCTTCTGGTTTTCAATAAATTgcgataattcaagctagggacttctgaattcgattccggacatacgcccaagtcctaaattatgatacggatccaCCAAGaccatcaaaatactgatccgagtttattttttcaaaacgttgaccgaaccTAACTCAAACGAGTTGTAAGGTACGATTTCATATTTTtgtcaatttttcatataaaaagtCTTTCGGAGAAAGACACAaactatgcacgcaaattgaggaaatCTAAACGGAGCTATTCGGGTTTTTGAAATACATAATTGAGGGTTAAATCCATAAATGACCTATTGGTTCATCACACTGAATAATCTCCTGAGCCAATTGAACATTCTCTGTAACCAATCTATCTTTTACAAAACCACTTTGATTTTAAGAAATAATATCAGGAAGGATGGGATTAAATCTACtagataaaaattttaaaatgattttGTTAGTGAAATTAGACATACTAATAGGTCTAAAGTCTGAAAAGCTAGAAGGACTTTTGGTTTTTGGAATGAGAACCAAACAAGTATGGGAAAACAATTTGGTGAGGTTTTTTCCTTTGAAAAATTCTAGAACATAGTCCTTGATATCCTTCTTTAATATATCccaacaattttgaaaaagaaatcctATTATAACCATCTTGTCCAACAATACTGTTTGGATTGAGGTTGAAAATTGCTTCTCTCATTTCCTCTTCTGTGGATGGACTCGTTAATCTTCTATTATGCTTCTCAAAAATACTTTGAGGAATGCATTGCAGGATATAGTTATTCATCATTGGATTAGGAAGATTGAACAGTTGTTTGAAATGCTTCTCTGCTGCCCTTACTATGTTCTCCTCTTCTTGAATCCATCTTCCATTGCTATGTTCTCCTTTCATTGAATCCATCTTTCCTTGCTATGTTCTCCTCTCCTTGAATCCATCTTCCCTTGTTATTCTTGATTCTATGCACGTGTAATTTCCTTTTTTTGTCTCTCAGCATGCTATGAAAATAGTTGGTGTTTGCATCTCCTTCTTCAAACCATTTAATATTAGTTTTATGTTTGAGGAGTGATTCCTGCAACCCTAGCCATTTCACATATTCTGCGTGCACTTTATTAATCTCAATTCTTCCTTGATCCATGTTGGATATTATGTCGATTTCCTCTAAAGCCTGAATCTTTTCTTCCCATTTGATAACTTGCTCATGAATGTCTCCAATATCTTCCCTGGACCAATTGTTGAGTCTTTTAGCAAGGATTTTAAGCTTGGATTGTAATCTCCATATGGGGTTGTCTTGAATCTGTGTGTTCCAAACTTCTTTTACAATATCCTTAAATCATGGTTGTTTTGTCCAGAGATTGAGGAACCTAAAGTACTTGATGTTATTCTGATTTGAATCAAAACACTTCATCAACAATGGTCTGTGATCTGATCCTGTCCTGACGAGGTGTCTAACAGTGTTATGTTGGAATTTTTGGGCCCAAAAATCATTGATAAACACTCTGTTTAATCTCTTCCACACTCTCTTTCTTGATCTTCTATTGTTACACCAAGTAAAATTAGGACGAGTGAAACCAATATCTGTGACTCCACAATTGTCCATACAAACAATAAAGTCAAGACTTCTATACATTATGTGTGTCTTTCCTCATAGCTTCTCCTCCGGATTAGCAATGACATTGAAGTAACCACCAACACACCAAGGAGCATAAATAGTTTGACTTCAACACACCTCCTAgataaatgatttctaaattgtTCCAAAGATCTTTTCTATCTTCTGTAGTACATTTAGCATATATTGTTGTGATGAAGATCCCCGAGTTATCTTGGCCCTCAGTAAATTTGATGGTTATGTGTTGCTCTTCATCTTCCACAATGTCTGCTTGATGGTTGTGATTCCAGAAACACCATATCTGACCATTGCAATTTGCATAGCAGAATTGGTAtcctaaatttttttattaaccttttattttttcctttatcaTAAAAGGCTCAAAGATAACTACAAACTGAGCTTTGTTGATGTTAATGAGATTTTTGAGCCTATGAATGGATTTCTTAGACCTAACCCCCCCTTATATTCCAAAATATTGCTTTTATTCATGGGAATTATAGGGGGTGGTATCTTTATTTTGCTTCCTTATTTGCGAGGGAGATGCATTGTTTCTTTGTCTTTTTCCTGTTTTCCTGCTTCTAATTTTTTCTCTTCCTAATGGTGAAAGAGGTTCCTGGTCATTATCTTCTTTTGGATTGGTATTGTATGTTTCGCCCTGAGTTGCTATCTGTATCTCCTTGCTTGTGTTTGTATGAACTTGCTTGATATGTTCTATACTATCTCCCTCTTTACTATTGACCTCAGGAGGATCTATGCTCTCATTCAACTCCACTATGATATTAATTCTTGTTCAATGATATCAGTTAGTAGATCAGATATGCTATAGAATATACCACCATTAGTGTCCTTCGTAGTAACATTCTGAGAGTGTTAACATCATCAAAAGTCCATTGTCGCGTAGAGAGAAGTTGAAAGAAAACCCTAAGGTTTCTGaagatagagagagaaagagaagataaTTTGTCTGTCTAGAATATTGTACCTACTTATTACAAAATATCTCAATATAACTAAAATAATAGCTAAAAATCTAAGTAAAATGATAAATGCTATTTTCGATGGGCTGCACTAATGGGACGTGCAGATCTTGCTTGtattgggcctgaaatgtagtGCTAGTGTTAAcactcccccccccccaagcTGGAGGGTGAAAACATACCAAGCTTGCAAAAAAACCATAGTGAGGCTGTCCAGGTAAGGCTTTAGTCATGATGTCAGCGAGCTGGGCAGAACTGGGAACAAAATGCAAAGAAATAAGGCTAGCATTCAGACATTCACGTACATAATGACAATCAATTTTTATGTGTTTGGTACGTTCATGGAAGAGAGAGTTCTTAGCTATGTGTAAGGCAGCTTGACTATCACAGTGAATGGGAACATGACTGCAAATGGGCAGACCAAGATCACCCAAAAGTCGAACTAACCAAGAAACTTCAGCAACAATTTTCCTCAAGGCCCTGTACTCCACTTTAACTGAAGACAAGAATACAGTAGGATGCTTCTTGCTTTTCCATGAAACAGGACTGCCACCAAGAGTGATATAGAAACCAGATACAGATTTGTGAGAGACAGCACAAGCAGCCCAATCAGAGTCAGAATAACCAAGAAGAGAAAAATCAGAACTGTTGGAAAGCAGAATACCCTGGGCTAAATCATTCAGAAGCTAAGGTACCTCAGAACATGTAAAGAAGATTGCATGTGGGGCACTTGAGGCTTATGAAGAAATTAGCTCAAGTGCTGCACAGAAAAGGAAATATCTGGCATGGTGTGTTGTAAGAAGTTAAGTTTTCCTATCAATCTTCTGTAGGTTCAGGGACCAGTAGGTGGCTCTTCCAAGTCCAACACCAATTTGGAGTAAGGGTCCAAATTAGTGAGAACAGGAGTGAAATACTGGTAATTAGACTCAGCTAGAAGATCAGTGGCATACTTCTGTTGAGTCATAAGGTAGTCTTGAGGATGTTGGGAAACTTCTAACCCCAAAAAATAGTGTATTGTACCCGGATCCTTGATCTTGAATTGAGAGTCCAAAAAAGACTTTAAGGAGTTCAATTCAGAGACATCATCCCCAGCTAAGaggatgtcatccacatatacagCAAGAACCACCAGAGAACCAGAAGTTGATTTGGTGAAGAGAGAATAGTCGTTAAGACTGGAAATGTAGCCTCTGGAGAGCAGGGCTTCAAACAGTTTTGAAAACCACTATCTGGAAGCCTGCCTGAGGCCATAGAGGGACTTCTTAAGTCTGCAAACCAGTGGTAAAGAAGTGGAAGAAGAAGATGTCAAGGCCAGGAGGAACCTTTATGTAGACCTCCTCACTTAGGTCACCATGGAGAAAATCATTGTTTACATCAAGTTGAAAAACAGTCCAATCTCTCTTGATAGCCAAGGTAAATAGGCATTTAATAGTGGTCAGTTTGACCATAGGGGAGAAAGTTTCAGTGAAATCAATGCCTTTCCTTTGAGCATCACCCCTAATAATCAGTCTTTTCTTATACCTTTCAATAGAACCATCAGCCTTTTGTTTGATCTTATAGACCCACTTGCAAGGAATGGCTTTCTTGTTAGGTGGTAGAGGAACAATGTCATAGGTCTGATTTGCATTAAGAGTCCTAAATTCTTGTAGCATAGCCTCCTTCCATGCAGGGTTTGATGCCGCCTGCTGGTAAAACTGAGGCTCATGCATATGAGGGTCACTAGGAGCAATCATGGAGGAATCGGGAGGAGGAGCATGAAGTAAAGCATAATTGCAAACATAGTCATTCGAGTAGGTAGGTTTGGTAACTGTTCTAAGAGATTTCCTAAGAGGAGGAAAAATATGAGAAAGAGAAGGAATGTTAGAGGAGGAATTAGAAACAGTAGAACTAGGGgaaggaagattggaggtgataaGACTGAGAGGAGGATGAGAAGGTACTAAAGGAGACATAGGAGGACTAGTAATAAGAGGAGGAAGATCTTCAGTAGCAGGAGGAGTGGCAGAACCATGAGATGGGAATTCAACAAATGGTTGtacaaagaaaggaaagaatgaaggaagagaataagatgttgaTTTGTAAGGAAAAATATGTTCATGAAATACTACATCTCTAGagtagaaaatagaaaaattagagAGATTCAATAACTTGTAACCTTTTTTTCCACAGGGGTAACCCAAAAATAAGTAGAAGATGGATCTTGACTGAAATTTATCCCTGTCCACCTTAGGAGATGTGGCAAAGCAAATGAAGCCAAAGGATTTTAAGTGTTCATAAGTGGGTGGATTGCCATGCAATTTTTTATAAGGAGAGAGGTTGAGCATAAGAGGTGAAGGCATTCTATTGATAAGGCAAGTGGCAGTAAGTATGCACTCACCCCAAATCTTGAGAGGAAGCTTAGACTGAAATAGAAGTGCCATGGCAACTTTCAAaagatatttgtattttttttccacAACACTATTTTATTGTGGGGTGTGAGGAATGGTTGTTTGATGAAGAATATCCTCATTTCCAAAGAAAGTAATAGCTTCAGTACTACTACCTAATTCAAAAGCATTATCTGACCTAAAATCATGAACATTGGAATGAAAATGAACTTTGACCATAGATGTAAATTCCCTAAGGATAGATAGGGCATTACCCTTATAAGAGAGAAGGTGTGTCCAGGTTACTCTAGTATAATCATCCACTAAAGTGAGAAAATACCTGAACTCATTATATGTCTTAGTGTTATAGGGTCACTAAATATCAAAGCGAACAAGTTGGAAGGGGGCAGTAGACTGTATAGAACCGTCATGAAAAGGTAACCTCTATGTCCAGCCATTGGGCAGAATGGACAAAGAAAAGATTATTTAGAAGAAACTTTatcaaacaaataagaaataGATCTCATTTTATGAAAAGGTATATGACCTAACCTTTGATGCCAAAACAAATCTATTTTATTAATAGTAGATGTTTGATTACAAGCAGAATCAACAATAATTGAAGGTTGATTGAAGAAGAAGTAAATGAACTTGGCTTATTACAAGAAATTGAACTAGGTTGTACTATAGAGGCAGTAAGAGAAGATGGAAACAGATCAACATCTGGATGTAGATAGTATAATCTCCAAGCAGCCTTACCAATTACCAGTGGCCTCTTCAGATAAGGGCCCTGTAAAAGATAATTGGTTTTTGTAAGTACTATTATGTAGTCCAATTGTGTGATAAGTTGATGAATGGAAATTAAATTGAATTGTAAAGAAGGTACAAAAAGAACATTGATCAATATTATACCATGCCTAAGATGTAATGATCTAGTTGATATAACTTTTACTTTATAACCATTGGGTAAAGTAACAAAGAAGGGTTTAGGTAAAGGTGTGAGATTTTGAAGTAGATGTTTGTGTGGAGTCATATGGTTAACGGCTCCTGAATCCAAAATCCAAAGTTGTATACCTAGATGTGAAGATGCACGTGCATGAGAAACATGATAATCAGCAGCATAAGCACTGAACAAACCTGCAAAATGAGCAAAAACAGAGTCTTCTGTGGAGGAAACACCGGGAGACATCCTAGTAGAGAGTTGAACTTGCTGAAACATACTCATGAGATGTTGATATTGCTTCTTGGTAAAACCATGAGTTGAATTATCAGAGGAGGCAGCAGAAGAACAAGAAGGGGAGGCATATGGAACTTCAGTCTGGACACAAGATGTTGATTTCTTGTTCTTGGTAAACTTAAAATCAACAGAAAATCCATGCAGCCTATAGTATTTGTCCACAATATGTCCAGTTTTCTTGCAATACTTGCAAGATACAGAATTTGCCTTCCTTTTGGAGTCAAAGTTAACCCTCTGAGTGAAGttcctgttgttgttgttgaaagaAGTAGGAGAGGCTAGAAAAGATGCAGAATCACCAGAAAAACTAGGAGTATACGGTGCTTCTCTCTGGCTCTTATCTTGTTGTAAGATAGAATAGACTTTACTTATGGGTGATAAGggattcatcatcataattatgCTTTTGATTATAGAATAAGATTCATTTAATCCATTGAGGAATTGAAACAACTGTTGATCTTCTATGAACTTGGGAAGAGCCCAACATGAACATGTAGGTCCCATATTAGATAAATTCAATTCATCCCAAAGTGTTCTAAGCTTAGTAAAGTAATTAGCTATGTCTGAAGAACCTTGCATAGTTGTACTTATATCTCTATAAATTTGTAGATACTTTGACCCATTGGACTGCCCAAACCTCTCATTAATATCTTTCCAGACCTCTTTGGCAGTCTTAAGACACATTACACTAGTGAAAATTTCTCTAGAGACAGGGTTTATGATCCAGGACTTGACCATTTCATTACATCTTTCCCAATAGGGATAATAGGGTGAGTCCGGAGTAGGTTGAGATATTCTCTCGTATAGGATCCCTAGTTTATTCTTGGTAGATAAGGAAGTGAGCATGCTACTTCTCCAAATAACAAAACCCGTGCCATTAAAAGGTATTAAAACCAATTGACTACCAGGACTGTCTGAAGGTTGGACATACAGAGGGATCTAGGGATCTAGGGAGAAAGGCACAAAACCTCCAGAGTTGGAGGTTGTGGTATTATCTACATTATCATGAATGCTACACATGACAACAGACTTAGTCAAATTACACAATCAAAGAAAATACAATCACTAGAGATCGAAGTTGACTTGAGATGAACAATAATTTCTACACACACAACATGAAAATCACAGAATGTTCCTCACACATGAAGAGAAATAAGCTGTAAAGTTGTAGATAGGAAGAATGTTACCAGCCTTCTGAAATAGAGAATCAATTGCGAG from Nicotiana tabacum cultivar K326 chromosome 24, ASM71507v2, whole genome shotgun sequence includes:
- the LOC142178603 gene encoding uncharacterized protein LOC142178603 gives rise to the protein MVKSWIINPVSREIFTSVMCLKTAKEVWKDINERFGQSNGSKYLQIYRDISTTMQGSSDIANYFTKLRTLWDELNLSNMGPTCSCWALPKFIEDQQLFQFLNGLNESYSIIKSIIMMMNPLSPISKVYSILQQDKSQREAPYTPSFSGDSASFLASPTSFNNNNRNFTQRVNFDSKRKANSVSCKYCKKTGHIVDKYYRLHGFSVDFKFTKNKKSTSCVQTEVPYASPSCSSAASSDNSTHGFTKKQYQHLMSMFQQVQLSTRMSPGVSSTEDSVFAHFAGLFSAYAADYHVSHARASSHLGIQLWILDSGAVNHMTPHKHLLQNLTPLPKPFFVTLPNGYKVKVISTRSLHLRHGIILINVLFVPSLQFNLISIHQLITQLDYIIVLTKTNYLLQGPYLKRPLVIGKAAWRLYYLHPDVDLFPSSLTASIVQPSSISCNKPSSFTSSSINLQLLLILLVIKHLLLIK